In one window of Dokdonia sp. PRO95 DNA:
- a CDS encoding solute:sodium symporter family transporter, with translation MGLISFLGFTLLVAGYAWWKTRGTDEKSADGYYLGGRSLGALTIAGSLLLTNLSAEQIVGLNGQAFSEGILVMAWETLAAIAMVITAVYFLPKYMHKGITTIPEFIEERFDENTKAILSVLFLIAFSIVLLPTILYSGSLAFSTMFDLPTLLGMSEGAVIWLCVWTIGVIGIIYAIFGGLKAVAVSDLVNAVGLLIGGLLIPYFGLKMIGDGSVGAGLNELWTENQDKFDVTGDVTSSIPVGTIFTGMMIAQMYYWGTNQAILQRVFGAKSLKEGQKGMMLAAFVKFLIPVIVVLPGIIAWHLFEGDLSSADKAYPELVKEVLPPALVGFFAAVLFGAVLSSFNSLLNSSATLFGFDLYKKFFNRDASEHNAVKAGKLFGVVVAIIAMIIAPFIANAPAGLFDYIQQALGSLSVPILAVVLVGIVTKKVPAIGAKIVLIAGVIMYVCTIFMRPSYQATALAEADANGITDAAQLAIIKAEAFPHFLHIMGILFVVNVIIMLIVGAIKPKTDIYVPKQTEAIDTTPWKYAYIVGALIVLLVLSTYLIF, from the coding sequence ATGGGACTCATTTCATTTCTTGGATTTACTTTACTTGTAGCAGGATACGCTTGGTGGAAAACACGTGGTACTGATGAAAAAAGTGCAGACGGTTACTACCTAGGTGGCAGAAGTCTAGGCGCACTCACAATTGCAGGATCACTATTACTTACAAACCTCTCTGCAGAGCAAATTGTTGGGCTTAACGGTCAGGCTTTCTCAGAAGGGATACTTGTAATGGCGTGGGAAACACTAGCAGCAATCGCAATGGTGATTACTGCGGTTTATTTCTTACCAAAATATATGCACAAAGGTATCACCACGATTCCAGAATTTATAGAAGAACGCTTTGATGAAAACACAAAAGCTATTCTCTCTGTATTATTTCTTATCGCTTTTAGTATTGTATTATTACCTACTATCCTCTACTCTGGATCTCTCGCCTTCAGCACTATGTTTGACTTACCTACTTTACTAGGCATGTCTGAAGGAGCAGTAATCTGGCTTTGTGTGTGGACAATAGGTGTTATAGGAATTATATATGCGATTTTTGGAGGTCTCAAGGCCGTAGCCGTATCAGACTTAGTAAATGCCGTTGGTCTATTAATAGGAGGATTACTAATCCCATATTTTGGTCTCAAAATGATAGGTGATGGTAGTGTAGGTGCTGGTCTGAACGAGTTATGGACAGAAAATCAAGATAAATTTGATGTAACTGGAGATGTAACATCATCTATTCCTGTAGGGACTATTTTTACAGGTATGATGATTGCGCAGATGTATTACTGGGGAACAAATCAAGCTATTTTACAACGTGTTTTTGGAGCAAAAAGCCTTAAAGAAGGGCAAAAAGGGATGATGCTAGCGGCCTTTGTAAAGTTTTTAATACCAGTGATTGTAGTATTACCAGGTATCATAGCTTGGCACCTGTTTGAAGGGGATTTAAGCTCTGCAGATAAAGCTTATCCAGAACTTGTAAAAGAGGTGCTACCTCCAGCGCTTGTTGGTTTTTTTGCGGCTGTTTTATTTGGAGCTGTACTTAGTTCTTTTAATAGTTTATTAAATAGTAGTGCAACGCTATTTGGGTTTGATCTGTATAAAAAATTCTTTAACCGCGATGCTTCAGAGCATAATGCGGTAAAGGCTGGAAAGCTTTTTGGAGTTGTTGTTGCTATTATCGCAATGATAATTGCCCCGTTTATTGCAAATGCACCTGCAGGGTTATTTGATTACATCCAGCAAGCCTTGGGAAGTCTTAGTGTTCCTATTCTTGCAGTAGTACTTGTAGGTATTGTAACAAAAAAAGTGCCCGCCATAGGTGCAAAAATTGTTTTAATAGCTGGTGTAATTATGTACGTATGTACCATATTTATGAGACCTAGCTATCAAGCAACTGCCCTTGCAGAGGCAGATGCAAATGGCATAACAGATGCTGCACAACTCGCAATCATAAAAGCGGAGGCATTCCCTCATTTCTTACATATTATGGGAATTTTATTTGTGGTAAATGTGATTATCATGCTCATAGTAGGCGCTATAAAACCTAAAACAGATATTTACGTACCTAAGCAAACAGAAGCGATAGATACTACTCCGTGGAAATATGCATACATCGTAGGCGCATTAATCGTATTACTGGTATTAAGCACCTACCTAATTTTTTAA
- the galE gene encoding UDP-glucose 4-epimerase GalE encodes MKILVTGGLGFIGSHTVVELQQIGHDVVIIDNCSNSSTEVLKGISNITGTTPLFEEFDLRDKSKVQDFFSRHNDIAGVIHFAASKAVGESVKEPLLYYENNLVTLIYILQELQKKEKASFIFSSSCTVYGQADELPITENAPVKPAASPYGNTKQVGEEIIRDTCSIQPHLNAISLRYFNPIGAHPTAEIGELPLGVPANLVPFITQTGIGIREELSVFGNDYPTPDGTAVRDYIHVVDLAKAHVIALERLIKENNTTNYEVFNVGTGTGSSVLEVIRSYEKVANKPLKYKIVDKREGDVTAAYADTDKANNVLGWKAESTLDEAMDSAWKWEQKIRS; translated from the coding sequence ATGAAAATTTTAGTAACAGGAGGTCTAGGTTTCATAGGGTCACACACAGTTGTTGAACTTCAACAAATTGGACACGATGTGGTAATTATTGACAACTGCTCAAATTCCTCAACAGAGGTGTTAAAAGGCATATCAAATATTACAGGTACGACTCCGCTTTTTGAAGAATTTGATCTGCGTGACAAGTCAAAAGTGCAAGACTTTTTTAGTCGTCATAATGATATCGCGGGTGTCATTCATTTTGCAGCATCAAAAGCGGTGGGTGAGAGCGTAAAGGAGCCTTTATTATACTATGAAAATAATCTTGTTACCTTAATTTACATATTACAAGAGTTACAAAAAAAGGAGAAGGCTTCATTTATTTTTAGCTCTTCTTGCACTGTATATGGTCAAGCAGACGAGTTACCTATAACAGAAAATGCACCTGTTAAACCAGCGGCTTCACCTTATGGAAACACAAAACAAGTAGGTGAAGAAATCATACGTGACACTTGCAGTATACAACCACACCTTAACGCTATCTCTTTGCGATACTTTAATCCCATAGGGGCACACCCTACTGCAGAGATAGGTGAGTTACCACTAGGAGTACCTGCAAATCTAGTTCCTTTTATTACTCAAACAGGTATAGGCATAAGGGAGGAGCTCTCCGTTTTTGGTAATGACTACCCTACTCCAGATGGTACTGCTGTACGTGACTACATACATGTGGTAGATCTTGCAAAGGCACATGTTATTGCGCTAGAACGACTCATTAAAGAAAACAATACGACTAATTATGAAGTTTTTAACGTGGGCACAGGTACTGGTAGTTCTGTACTAGAAGTGATCAGATCTTATGAAAAAGTAGCCAATAAACCTCTTAAATATAAGATTGTAGATAAACGAGAAGGTGATGTCACGGCTGCTTATGCAGATACAGATAAGGCTAATAATGTGCTAGGCTGGAAGGCTGAAAGCACGCTAGATGAAGCAATGGATTCTGCCTGGAAATGGGAGCAAAAAATTAGATCCTAA
- a CDS encoding carboxymuconolactone decarboxylase family protein, translating into MSTFNVPTRAEVSETNQGIFDNLKKAVGFVPNLYATYAHSNNALKNYLDFANAPSSLKAKEKEVVNLAVSEVNGCEYCLSAHTAIAGMNGYTPEQILELRAGRASFDTKLDALARLSQNITENRGNTSEEVLENFFNAGWTKENLIDTISLVGDKTISNYINNTTKIPVDFPAVTLLDK; encoded by the coding sequence ATGAGCACATTTAATGTACCTACAAGAGCAGAAGTAAGCGAGACAAACCAAGGAATTTTTGACAATCTTAAAAAAGCAGTGGGGTTTGTACCAAACTTATATGCAACATACGCACACTCAAACAATGCACTTAAAAACTACCTAGACTTTGCAAATGCACCAAGCTCGCTTAAGGCTAAGGAAAAGGAAGTGGTAAATCTTGCTGTGAGTGAGGTAAATGGTTGTGAGTACTGCCTCTCTGCACACACCGCTATTGCTGGTATGAATGGTTATACACCAGAGCAGATCTTAGAGTTAAGAGCTGGAAGAGCCTCTTTTGACACCAAGCTAGATGCGCTAGCTAGGCTATCTCAAAACATCACAGAAAATCGTGGCAACACGAGTGAAGAGGTTTTAGAAAACTTTTTTAACGCTGGATGGACAAAGGAAAATCTTATTGATACCATCTCATTAGTAGGAGATAAAACTATCTCAAACTACATTAATAATACTACCAAAATTCCTGTAGATTTTCCTGCAGTAACATTATTAGATAAGTAA
- a CDS encoding helix-turn-helix domain-containing protein, which produces MKLTYTSLKEDSKLVLTDFNCAPSQQMLSDKGMYKILWAKDASRDIVIDGYTLRLEKGQLIFCTPLNVLEIAQSDGLLALVFNREFYCIREHDDEVSCNGFLFYGSSQPPVITLSDKELKSYDAMFLMIQEEFETRDHIQGEMLRVLLKRLLIASSRHIKSQLPEPELPSNQFDLVRQYHILVEQHFRTLHKVSDYAELLFKSPKTLSNHFKNMGDASPLKVINDRIILEAKRLLLYSDKNVEEVSYDIGFNDAGHFSKFFKKHTGVPPGTFKKSKSPL; this is translated from the coding sequence ATGAAGCTCACATATACATCTTTAAAAGAGGATAGCAAATTAGTGCTTACTGACTTTAATTGCGCGCCATCGCAGCAAATGCTTTCAGACAAAGGAATGTATAAAATACTATGGGCAAAAGACGCTTCTAGGGATATTGTAATAGATGGATACACGCTTCGTTTAGAAAAAGGGCAGCTTATCTTTTGCACGCCACTCAACGTATTAGAGATTGCACAGAGTGATGGACTACTAGCGCTAGTTTTTAATAGAGAATTTTACTGCATAAGAGAGCACGATGATGAGGTTTCTTGTAACGGCTTTCTATTTTATGGGTCGTCACAACCGCCAGTAATAACGTTGAGTGATAAGGAGCTCAAAAGTTATGATGCTATGTTTTTAATGATTCAAGAAGAGTTTGAGACACGAGATCATATACAAGGAGAGATGTTGCGAGTACTACTCAAAAGGTTGCTTATAGCTTCTAGCAGGCATATAAAAAGCCAGTTACCAGAACCAGAGCTGCCTAGCAATCAGTTTGATTTAGTGAGGCAATATCACATTCTTGTAGAACAACATTTTAGAACCTTGCATAAAGTCTCAGATTATGCAGAGCTGCTATTTAAGTCGCCAAAAACGTTATCCAATCATTTTAAAAATATGGGTGATGCATCACCTCTTAAAGTGATTAATGATCGAATTATTTTAGAAGCAAAGCGTTTACTTCTTTACTCAGATAAAAATGTTGAAGAAGTCTCTTATGACATTGGATTTAATGATGCTGGTCACTTTTCAAAATTTTTTAAAAAACACACGGGTGTCCCGCCAGGAACTTTTAAAAAGTCAAAAAGCCCACTGTAA
- a CDS encoding TetR/AcrR family transcriptional regulator, giving the protein MEQLHIQITIDPALYTRNPETTELGRNIVSKSIEMIDELGFEKFTFKKLGVAISSNESSIYRYFDSKHTLLVYLTSWYWSWVEYKLVFSTTNVSDPEVKLGSALALITKDATQDSAISYVNEMLLHRIIISESSKAYHTKDVDKENAKGYYKTYKRVVQRISDIVLEINPDYAFPHMLISTVIEGAHHQRYFSKHLPALTNVEEGQNTIEKFYRDMVFKAIN; this is encoded by the coding sequence ATGGAACAACTGCATATACAAATCACTATTGACCCAGCCTTGTATACACGTAATCCCGAGACCACAGAACTGGGCCGGAATATCGTGAGTAAGAGTATCGAAATGATTGATGAGCTGGGCTTTGAAAAATTTACTTTTAAAAAACTAGGTGTAGCAATTAGCTCAAATGAAAGTTCTATTTATAGATACTTTGATAGTAAACACACATTACTGGTTTACCTGACAAGCTGGTACTGGAGCTGGGTAGAGTATAAACTTGTATTCTCTACTACAAATGTTTCAGACCCCGAGGTAAAACTCGGAAGTGCACTAGCGCTCATCACTAAAGATGCTACTCAAGACAGTGCAATTTCTTACGTGAATGAGATGTTGCTGCATCGTATCATCATTTCAGAATCTTCAAAGGCATACCACACAAAAGATGTCGATAAGGAAAATGCAAAAGGGTATTATAAAACGTATAAGCGTGTTGTGCAACGCATAAGCGACATTGTACTTGAGATTAATCCAGATTATGCCTTTCCTCACATGCTTATCTCTACTGTAATAGAAGGAGCACACCATCAACGATACTTTTCTAAGCATCTACCTGCACTTACAAACGTAGAGGAAGGGCAGAATACAATAGAAAAATTTTATAGAGATATGGTATTTAAAGCCATTAACTAA
- a CDS encoding ATP-binding cassette domain-containing protein, translated as MKEMTPWQRFVNMLELDRRDIKQILFYAIFAGLVALTLPLGIQAIINLIQGAQVSTSWIVLVILVTLGVAFQGILQLMQVRILENIQQKIFTRSSFEFAYRFPKLKMSELDNYYPPELANRFFDTLTVQKGLSKILLDFPAAILQIFFGLILLSFYHPFFIIYGFLLVILVYLVFKFTARKGLETSLAESKSKYKVAHWLQEIARSLISFKLSGRTSLAMNRNNQLTQSYLESRESHFRVLMLQFIQMIGFKVLVTAGLLVIGGLLVLNQQMNIGQFVAAEIIILLVISSVEKLISGLESFYDVLTSLEKIGQVVDKKLEPQEGTDPFDVNEDMDIYMDSVSYSTPETGTILNNITLNLKTSDRILITGLSGSGKTTLLKLLSGVIQPSSGGIYVNNFSFKGMRPNAYRSKIGQVLPEQNPFEGSILENISFGNPEVSSARVNEVIRIVGLQEFVRTQPNGLQTKLFPEGQKIPHTISKRILLARAFVHEPKVLLLKDALEHFEETQAREIMAYLASPERPWALIVASNNKDWRALCNQHIELEEGNIISKS; from the coding sequence ATGAAAGAAATGACACCTTGGCAACGATTTGTAAATATGCTCGAACTAGACAGACGAGATATTAAGCAAATTTTATTTTATGCAATTTTCGCTGGACTTGTAGCGCTCACACTACCTTTAGGTATACAGGCTATTATTAACCTCATTCAAGGCGCTCAAGTGAGTACTTCATGGATTGTACTCGTTATTCTAGTAACGCTAGGAGTAGCCTTTCAAGGTATCTTGCAATTAATGCAAGTACGTATTCTTGAAAATATACAGCAAAAGATTTTCACTCGATCTTCCTTTGAGTTTGCATATCGCTTCCCTAAGTTAAAAATGAGCGAACTAGACAATTACTACCCGCCAGAACTGGCAAATCGTTTTTTTGATACGCTTACAGTTCAAAAGGGATTGTCTAAAATCTTATTAGATTTTCCTGCAGCAATCTTACAGATTTTCTTTGGCTTAATATTACTTTCTTTTTACCATCCATTCTTCATCATTTATGGTTTCCTCCTAGTAATCCTTGTGTACTTAGTATTCAAGTTTACAGCAAGAAAAGGACTTGAAACTAGCCTAGCAGAGTCTAAGAGTAAGTATAAAGTAGCACACTGGTTACAAGAGATCGCACGATCACTTATAAGTTTTAAGCTTTCTGGCCGTACTTCACTTGCCATGAATCGCAATAATCAACTCACACAATCGTACCTAGAGTCACGAGAAAGTCACTTTAGGGTATTGATGTTACAGTTTATACAGATGATAGGTTTTAAAGTACTTGTTACTGCAGGGCTTTTAGTCATAGGTGGTTTACTAGTTCTCAACCAGCAAATGAATATAGGACAGTTTGTAGCGGCTGAGATTATAATACTCTTAGTTATAAGCTCTGTTGAGAAGCTTATTTCTGGATTAGAGAGTTTTTATGATGTACTTACTTCTCTTGAAAAAATAGGTCAAGTAGTTGATAAAAAACTAGAGCCGCAAGAAGGTACAGATCCCTTTGACGTAAATGAGGATATGGATATCTACATGGATAGTGTAAGCTATAGCACTCCTGAGACAGGTACTATTCTTAATAACATCACTTTAAATTTAAAAACTAGTGATCGCATTTTAATAACAGGCTTATCGGGATCTGGAAAAACCACATTGTTAAAGTTACTTTCTGGTGTTATACAACCTTCTTCTGGAGGAATCTATGTTAATAATTTCTCTTTTAAAGGAATGCGCCCCAACGCGTATCGTTCTAAAATAGGTCAGGTGCTTCCAGAGCAAAATCCATTTGAAGGAAGCATTTTAGAGAACATTAGTTTTGGCAACCCAGAGGTTTCATCGGCGAGAGTGAATGAAGTCATTAGAATTGTAGGTTTACAAGAATTTGTGCGCACACAACCTAACGGGTTGCAAACAAAGCTATTTCCAGAAGGACAAAAAATACCACATACAATCTCTAAACGCATATTACTGGCACGAGCTTTTGTTCATGAGCCTAAGGTGTTATTGCTCAAAGATGCTCTAGAGCATTTTGAAGAAACTCAAGCTAGAGAGATCATGGCTTACCTTGCCAGCCCAGAAAGACCATGGGCACTCATAGTAGCGAGCAACAATAAAGACTGGAGAGCTTTGTGTAATCAACACATAGAACTTGAAGAGGGTAATATTATTTCAAAATCATAA